A single region of the Mechercharimyces sp. CAU 1602 genome encodes:
- a CDS encoding endospore germination permease, whose translation MEQSLTIKQFTLLIFTFTIGSSLLIAPAMVSVEANQDAWISMAIATGCGLLLNGVWLFLLSKYHYLSIYSVVEKVCGKWIGTILNLLLVFYSSYICALVVRDISDFLITYMIEETHPWLSQSMILLLVVYSASKGLTNIGRVNEFMTPLLVFAFLGGTALLLDKIDLSNLQPVLEQGWSPVWKGTYAPIGFPFLEVLVLSALITYVKPTKKVVRSFFVGLFFAGVILIIAVIAAIGEEGAFMIQRYTFPTYTVMRDISIGRVFERTEVFFGLLFMVGIFVKITICFLVGCHGLQHISKRSNYHAILIPLAVWIWAMSNFLNENIVEVIYFASTVWTLVAFTMYVIIVCILLWGIGRKKHQQKVSIRSK comes from the coding sequence ATGGAGCAGTCATTAACCATTAAGCAGTTTACTTTACTCATTTTCACCTTTACCATCGGCAGCTCCCTGTTAATCGCACCCGCAATGGTTTCGGTTGAAGCCAACCAAGATGCTTGGATCTCGATGGCGATAGCAACCGGATGTGGTCTGCTCCTCAATGGGGTCTGGTTATTTCTTTTAAGTAAGTACCATTACCTTTCCATTTACTCGGTGGTGGAGAAGGTTTGCGGAAAATGGATCGGCACCATCTTAAACCTCTTGCTCGTCTTCTACAGCTCTTATATTTGTGCCCTGGTAGTACGCGATATCAGTGACTTTCTCATCACGTATATGATCGAGGAAACCCATCCTTGGCTATCGCAGAGCATGATTCTATTACTGGTCGTCTATTCTGCTAGCAAAGGATTAACCAATATTGGTCGGGTGAACGAGTTCATGACTCCTCTCCTCGTCTTTGCCTTCCTCGGTGGTACCGCCTTACTACTCGACAAAATAGATTTGTCCAATCTTCAACCTGTTCTTGAGCAAGGTTGGTCACCTGTATGGAAAGGAACATATGCTCCGATCGGCTTTCCCTTTTTAGAAGTCCTTGTCTTAAGTGCACTGATTACCTATGTCAAACCGACGAAAAAAGTAGTCCGCTCCTTTTTTGTTGGACTCTTCTTTGCCGGTGTCATTCTTATCATCGCTGTCATTGCGGCGATTGGAGAAGAGGGTGCGTTTATGATCCAGCGCTATACATTTCCCACTTACACAGTTATGCGGGACATTTCGATCGGACGCGTTTTTGAACGGACGGAAGTATTTTTTGGTCTCCTGTTTATGGTGGGTATTTTCGTCAAAATTACGATCTGCTTTCTAGTTGGATGTCACGGGCTCCAGCATATTAGCAAGCGCTCCAACTACCATGCTATCCTTATCCCTTTAGCTGTCTGGATCTGGGCGATGAGCAACTTCCTCAATGAGAACATTGTTGAAGTGATCTATTTTGCTAGTACGGTCTGGACTCTTGTCGCCTTTACCATGTATGTCATCATCGTATGTATCCTACTCTGGGGAATAGGGAGAAAGAAACATCAACAAAAGGTATCAATCCGTTCAAAATAG
- a CDS encoding peptide ABC transporter substrate-binding protein, translated as MLFSRKFLTLMLVFALAFTTTACGLFGEEEGKKGEGDDSPDHVVINVPAAISDLDLSTARDTLSISILNNAFEGLLRLDEDNKPTLGMAESYNVDKLTYTFKLRDSKWSDGKEVTAHDFEYAWKRALNPKIGSHTAFVFFPIKNARDYHTDKATADDVGIKALDDKTFQVELERPVSDFLSRITLPTFSPLRQDIIEEHGKEYGQSAETMIYNGPFTLTDVSENQVVKLRKNEQYWDKDNVQLDSVDIQVVKDTALGINQFNSGEVDVTRLNSDFVEAYEDSDEFDSTQIAATEFLQVNHSSKPFFQNANIRKAISYAIDRQQLVAAMSNGSQAAYGLVPPTVTMYNGKSYRSFANEKLIPEDSSQKAREYLEKGMNELNMRADDIPTRIEMLCYDDERKEMCVGIKGMLKKNLGLEVQLNALPREQKIEKEARGEFDLTLSGWFAFYNNPMTFLDIWTSNSTMNFGHYKSDEFNSLIGQAYQSTDEKQVELIKKAETKLIKEDSAVIPLYYVGESYVVRRNVMKIIRHPFGSAYSLKWGYIAKEIK; from the coding sequence ATGTTGTTTTCACGTAAATTTCTCACACTTATGCTCGTGTTCGCACTTGCGTTTACTACGACAGCGTGTGGATTATTTGGAGAAGAAGAAGGAAAAAAAGGTGAAGGAGACGATTCACCCGATCATGTCGTTATCAACGTGCCTGCCGCTATTTCCGATCTGGATCTCTCTACAGCACGCGACACCTTATCCATAAGCATTTTAAACAATGCATTTGAGGGTTTACTTCGCTTAGATGAAGATAATAAACCAACACTCGGCATGGCTGAATCCTACAATGTCGACAAGCTTACTTATACTTTTAAATTGCGCGATAGCAAATGGAGTGATGGCAAAGAAGTTACCGCACATGACTTTGAATACGCTTGGAAGCGGGCATTAAATCCTAAAATCGGATCACATACCGCCTTTGTCTTCTTCCCTATCAAAAATGCTCGTGATTACCACACAGATAAAGCTACTGCAGATGATGTCGGCATTAAAGCACTGGACGATAAAACATTTCAAGTAGAATTAGAGCGGCCCGTTTCCGATTTCTTAAGCCGAATTACTCTACCTACTTTTTCACCCTTGCGTCAGGACATAATAGAAGAGCACGGAAAAGAATATGGACAAAGTGCAGAAACGATGATCTACAACGGACCTTTTACGCTTACCGATGTCTCCGAAAACCAAGTGGTTAAACTGAGAAAGAATGAGCAATATTGGGATAAAGATAATGTCCAGCTAGATAGTGTCGACATTCAAGTAGTAAAGGATACAGCATTAGGAATTAATCAGTTTAACTCCGGCGAAGTCGACGTTACACGATTAAACAGTGATTTCGTTGAAGCATATGAGGATTCCGATGAATTTGACTCAACACAAATTGCTGCTACTGAGTTTTTACAAGTAAACCATAGCAGTAAGCCATTTTTCCAAAACGCAAACATCCGTAAAGCAATTAGCTATGCCATTGACCGTCAACAGCTGGTCGCTGCCATGTCCAACGGCTCGCAAGCTGCTTATGGACTTGTACCTCCCACCGTAACCATGTATAACGGTAAAAGCTACCGCTCCTTTGCAAATGAGAAACTAATCCCCGAAGATTCAAGCCAAAAAGCTCGTGAATATCTAGAAAAAGGGATGAATGAGCTTAATATGCGTGCAGACGATATCCCTACACGTATTGAGATGCTTTGTTATGATGATGAACGCAAAGAGATGTGCGTCGGCATCAAAGGAATGCTAAAGAAAAATCTAGGTTTAGAAGTCCAACTAAATGCCTTACCGCGTGAACAAAAGATTGAAAAAGAAGCACGGGGAGAATTTGACCTTACCCTATCCGGGTGGTTTGCCTTCTATAACAACCCGATGACCTTCTTGGATATTTGGACGAGCAACAGCACAATGAACTTTGGCCATTACAAAAGTGATGAGTTTAATAGCTTGATTGGCCAAGCTTATCAAAGTACAGATGAGAAACAAGTAGAGTTAATCAAAAAGGCAGAAACCAAGTTGATCAAAGAGGATTCTGCTGTCATTCCCTTATATTATGTAGGTGAATCTTATGTTGTTCGCCGCAATGTAATGAAGATCATTCGGCATCCCTTTGGCTCCGCCTACTCACTCAAGTGGGGGTATATCGCCAAAGAGATCAAATGA
- a CDS encoding polysaccharide deacetylase family protein produces MKWLKITGAMLLTPALLYGCQTEQIQRQVEIQADEVKKKEASTVVGQEEKVSSPLLKEEARITEERNEQVEAAKVAEKTQQEAIEAKEKRNKLASKEKTTPAEEQKPPATDVKEEATNQNQQEEGQKPKKTLIHYNGHSEQMEVALTFDDGPDEIYTPQILKILRDNGVRATFYIVGSEARRHPEMVKLIKAEGHVIANHSWNHTDFRKLSNEQLLKQIKKTDKLLQEIVGGEVSPYFRPPYGALRPEQAEVIRQHGYIVTNWSVDTRDWSGISSNQIVQKVREQTAPGGIVLQHFAGGDRSATVRALPEIISYLQEKGYNLTTVEEVLR; encoded by the coding sequence GTGAAATGGTTAAAAATAACAGGAGCGATGCTATTAACACCTGCTCTACTATATGGTTGTCAGACAGAACAAATTCAACGTCAAGTTGAGATACAGGCAGATGAAGTAAAGAAAAAAGAAGCTAGTACAGTGGTAGGCCAAGAAGAGAAGGTGAGTAGCCCACTATTAAAAGAAGAGGCTAGAATAACAGAAGAGCGCAATGAGCAGGTAGAAGCAGCCAAAGTAGCTGAAAAGACACAACAAGAAGCGATAGAGGCCAAGGAAAAACGGAATAAACTAGCTAGTAAAGAGAAGACGACACCCGCTGAAGAACAAAAACCTCCTGCTACAGACGTAAAAGAGGAGGCCACTAATCAAAATCAGCAAGAAGAAGGACAAAAACCGAAAAAAACGTTGATACATTATAACGGACATTCTGAGCAGATGGAGGTTGCGCTTACCTTTGATGATGGACCAGATGAAATATATACACCGCAAATTTTAAAGATCTTACGGGATAATGGGGTGCGGGCTACCTTTTATATCGTTGGCAGTGAGGCGCGTCGGCACCCTGAGATGGTAAAGCTTATCAAGGCTGAAGGACATGTAATTGCAAACCATTCATGGAATCACACTGATTTTCGTAAACTCTCTAATGAACAGTTATTGAAACAGATCAAAAAGACAGACAAATTGCTCCAGGAGATTGTAGGAGGAGAAGTATCCCCTTATTTCCGCCCACCCTACGGTGCACTTCGTCCCGAGCAGGCGGAAGTGATTCGTCAACACGGATACATTGTTACCAATTGGAGCGTGGATACACGTGATTGGTCCGGAATATCGAGTAATCAGATCGTGCAAAAAGTGAGAGAACAGACAGCACCGGGTGGGATCGTACTTCAACACTTTGCAGGTGGTGACCGCTCAGCTACAGTAAGAGCACTACCAGAAATCATAAGTTACTTGCAGGAAAAGGGATACAACTTAACCACAGTAGAAGAAGTACTGAGGTGA
- a CDS encoding DUF1499 domain-containing protein: protein MRGGNKVLTVIVTLLVLLAIGWLILYQTGLGKRPPNLGVKNGQLAPCPNKPNCVSTQAEEDSHAIKPIPYSSSQQEAEERLLKVLHAMKRMEIITHQQGYVHVESTSLLMRYVDDLEFYFDDDTKVIHFRSASRVGYSDMGVNRKRMESIRAEFVKN, encoded by the coding sequence ATGAGAGGAGGAAACAAAGTGCTTACTGTTATCGTCACTCTCCTCGTACTGCTCGCGATCGGTTGGCTAATCCTGTATCAGACAGGCTTAGGAAAACGCCCTCCGAACTTGGGTGTTAAAAATGGGCAACTTGCACCATGTCCCAACAAGCCAAACTGCGTTTCTACCCAAGCAGAGGAGGATTCCCATGCTATCAAACCAATCCCATATTCCTCCTCACAGCAAGAGGCGGAAGAACGACTGCTCAAAGTCTTGCATGCCATGAAACGAATGGAGATTATTACTCACCAGCAGGGATATGTCCATGTCGAATCAACCAGCCTCCTGATGCGATACGTAGATGATCTGGAATTTTACTTTGATGATGATACCAAAGTGATTCACTTTCGCTCTGCCTCCCGTGTCGGCTATTCCGACATGGGCGTCAATCGCAAACGAATGGAATCGATTCGAGCTGAGTTTGTAAAGAACTAA
- a CDS encoding YebC/PmpR family DNA-binding transcriptional regulator, whose protein sequence is MAGHSKWKNIQHRKGRQDAIRGKIFAKLAREIYVAARMGGIDPETNHSLRLAISRAKANNMPNDNIDRALKKAAGTQGGQEYERIVYEGYSPGGAAVLVETLTDNRNRTAADMRHLFSKRGGNLGEAGCVAWMFERKGRFTIKRDETGMDEEEVMLLAIELGAEDVVTTEEMFEITTSPELFLEVKSGLEQADLNLYEQEVTMVPESMILLSGDEAVKSIELMEALEEHDDVQQVYANFDLEDGELE, encoded by the coding sequence ATGGCTGGTCACTCCAAGTGGAAAAATATTCAACATAGGAAAGGTCGTCAAGATGCGATTCGGGGAAAAATATTTGCTAAGTTAGCTCGAGAAATCTATGTTGCTGCACGTATGGGAGGAATAGATCCAGAGACCAATCATTCATTGCGGCTGGCGATCAGTCGGGCGAAAGCAAATAATATGCCGAATGATAATATTGATCGTGCCCTTAAAAAGGCAGCGGGAACGCAGGGTGGACAAGAGTACGAGCGTATCGTATACGAGGGATATTCTCCAGGTGGAGCAGCAGTATTAGTTGAAACCCTGACAGACAATCGTAATCGAACGGCTGCTGATATGCGCCATCTCTTCTCAAAGAGGGGTGGCAATCTGGGGGAAGCAGGATGTGTAGCATGGATGTTTGAACGCAAAGGGCGCTTCACAATTAAACGAGATGAGACGGGGATGGATGAAGAAGAAGTAATGCTATTGGCGATTGAACTGGGAGCTGAAGATGTGGTTACGACAGAGGAGATGTTTGAGATCACAACTTCGCCTGAGCTTTTTTTGGAAGTGAAAAGTGGGCTCGAACAAGCGGATCTAAATTTATATGAGCAGGAAGTTACGATGGTTCCAGAAAGCATGATTTTGCTGTCGGGGGATGAAGCGGTAAAAAGTATAGAATTAATGGAAGCATTAGAAGAGCATGATGACGTACAACAGGTATATGCCAACTTTGATTTGGAGGATGGGGAGCTGGAATAG
- a CDS encoding spore germination protein: MPSLHSPHAQPNKNQAGFTSFKQIAVSSSLTVNSEHVYTILGKSSDLVERTFTELSFPFTLFYLDTLTDEKQLNRAVISPLLDWQTKIDVSTESLPLPDVINHLELSQIKTATSFDHIASGLTGGSAVLFLEGSTKAYLLPLFNGASRSVNEPQTQTMIRGPRDGFVENLNTNLSLVRERIKNPSLRIQAYRMGRLSEVELRLLYIEGQVHPHILSEVKDRLKQIQSHNVLESNMVEELLHTGGYSPFPRSRATERPDVSAAALMEGRIVIMLEGSPFCIILPVTFFSFFQAAEDYYQHFDMSTFVRFLRIAAFFVTLSLPSFYVAITTYHQEVIETGLLINLAAQREGVPFPALMEAVLMEIIFEMLREAGVRMPRPIGPAISIVGAIVIGESAVNAGLVSPAMVMVVALTAIASFVSPYYEISNAARLLRFAMLGFAATIGLFGMMFFMLGLLIHLCSLQSFGQPYFSPMAPFHIKQQKDTLLRFPLWWQNIHPLKSLRKLVP, translated from the coding sequence ATGCCATCGTTGCACTCCCCACACGCCCAACCCAATAAAAATCAAGCTGGATTTACGTCGTTTAAGCAGATTGCTGTCTCCTCGTCACTTACCGTTAACAGTGAGCACGTCTACACGATCTTAGGAAAAAGCAGTGACTTGGTGGAACGCACCTTTACAGAGCTCTCTTTTCCGTTCACACTCTTTTATCTCGATACTCTAACAGATGAAAAACAGTTAAATCGAGCAGTCATCTCCCCTCTGCTCGACTGGCAAACGAAAATAGACGTTTCAACAGAATCCTTACCCTTACCTGATGTAATAAATCACCTTGAGCTCTCTCAAATCAAAACAGCCACCAGTTTCGATCACATTGCCAGCGGCTTAACAGGTGGGAGCGCAGTACTCTTTCTCGAAGGTTCTACGAAGGCATACCTGCTCCCCCTCTTTAACGGCGCTTCACGCTCTGTAAATGAACCACAGACACAAACCATGATTCGCGGACCCCGCGATGGATTTGTAGAGAATTTGAATACCAATTTATCTCTGGTGCGCGAACGAATCAAAAATCCTTCTTTACGTATCCAAGCATACCGCATGGGAAGGTTATCCGAAGTCGAGTTGCGCCTCCTTTATATTGAGGGTCAAGTTCATCCCCATATCCTAAGCGAAGTGAAGGATCGCCTGAAACAGATTCAGTCACATAACGTGCTGGAAAGCAACATGGTAGAAGAATTATTACATACAGGTGGCTATAGCCCCTTCCCGCGCTCACGAGCAACCGAACGCCCTGATGTAAGTGCCGCTGCGCTCATGGAAGGAAGGATTGTCATCATGTTAGAAGGCAGTCCTTTTTGCATCATCTTACCTGTTACTTTCTTTTCTTTTTTTCAAGCAGCTGAGGATTACTATCAGCACTTTGACATGTCTACCTTTGTTCGATTCCTACGGATTGCTGCTTTCTTTGTCACGCTCTCGTTGCCATCCTTTTATGTCGCAATTACCACCTATCATCAGGAAGTCATTGAAACGGGATTGCTAATCAATTTAGCTGCGCAACGTGAAGGAGTGCCTTTCCCTGCCCTGATGGAAGCAGTATTGATGGAGATCATCTTCGAAATGCTGCGCGAGGCTGGTGTACGCATGCCACGCCCCATCGGACCTGCAATCTCTATCGTCGGGGCAATTGTAATCGGTGAGTCTGCGGTAAACGCTGGTCTAGTTTCGCCTGCGATGGTCATGGTGGTCGCTCTCACCGCAATCGCTAGTTTTGTCTCTCCCTATTACGAGATCTCCAATGCGGCTCGTCTCCTCCGTTTTGCCATGCTTGGATTTGCCGCCACAATCGGCCTCTTTGGGATGATGTTTTTTATGCTCGGCTTATTGATTCATCTTTGCTCTCTTCAATCCTTTGGTCAACCATATTTTTCACCCATGGCCCCTTTCCATATCAAGCAGCAGAAGGATACCTTACTTCGCTTTCCCCTGTGGTGGCAGAACATCCATCCCCTCAAATCGTTGAGAAAGCTGGTGCCCTGA
- a CDS encoding phosphotransferase, translated as MAKEDRKHWGKMVGSPVIRVQRLGSYRTIITENGKWMVKEIHSLDRSKWWINVDQEMRKRGYRWMPRIVSDHDRWILTHWIEGRKADYRNKRDAEDCIRMLALFHRLGQKLPVHWQGREADLFHQRLTRRLKKFHTVVMEREDVSGKAGEILKKYGPSLYVQGLHVLHQLEDVGLAKYTAAARAERKVAHRDLANHNWVVDKRSVPWLIDFETASYDCQLGDLWQFLARVMSENKWDVHFWYRLLKMYDAIHPLTKYEKEVLRLLFAFPNEFYREMIGVVTMKSGYKPEYTLPYIKQLVGTFPQWRHFLRTVAKW; from the coding sequence ATGGCCAAAGAGGATAGAAAACACTGGGGTAAGATGGTGGGGTCGCCCGTTATACGTGTGCAGCGGTTGGGGTCTTATCGGACCATAATTACGGAAAATGGAAAATGGATGGTTAAGGAGATTCATAGCTTAGATCGAAGTAAGTGGTGGATTAACGTAGATCAGGAGATGCGGAAACGTGGATATCGATGGATGCCTCGGATCGTATCTGATCATGATCGCTGGATACTTACCCATTGGATAGAGGGACGAAAAGCCGATTATCGAAATAAAAGAGATGCAGAAGACTGTATTCGGATGTTAGCGCTTTTTCATCGATTGGGTCAAAAGTTGCCGGTTCATTGGCAGGGGAGAGAGGCAGACTTATTTCATCAGCGCTTAACTCGCCGCTTGAAAAAATTTCACACCGTGGTGATGGAACGTGAAGATGTATCGGGGAAAGCAGGTGAAATTTTAAAAAAGTATGGTCCTTCTCTTTATGTGCAGGGGCTACATGTCTTACACCAATTAGAAGATGTGGGGTTGGCAAAATATACGGCTGCTGCACGAGCGGAAAGGAAAGTAGCACACCGTGATTTGGCTAATCACAATTGGGTGGTGGATAAACGAAGTGTTCCCTGGTTGATTGACTTTGAAACGGCTAGTTATGATTGTCAATTAGGCGATTTGTGGCAGTTCCTGGCACGTGTTATGTCCGAGAATAAGTGGGATGTACATTTTTGGTATCGCTTGCTGAAGATGTACGATGCCATTCATCCTTTGACGAAATATGAAAAGGAAGTGCTCCGTCTATTATTTGCTTTCCCAAATGAGTTTTATCGTGAGATGATCGGTGTAGTCACAATGAAGTCTGGATACAAACCAGAGTATACGCTCCCTTATATAAAGCAGTTGGTAGGTACTTTCCCCCAATGGCGCCACTTTCTCCGTACGGTTGCTAAGTGGTAA
- a CDS encoding Ger(x)C family spore germination protein, with protein sequence MKIGMHIAIALLLLLLCGCAGKNEINELAIVTAIGVDKKDEDKITVHFQIVNPGGSSSQQGGGSGTEKSATYTYSTSGHTLLEAYEHARNIIPRKLFFSHLFYIAVSEEFARERGLSLLYDVMERDPEMRSGTLVYVTKESKAKKLLLSYDPLEKNPGYAVRNRSRITSGSMGNIEGITLTDLIKWQFAKGREAVALGMTPLEPQADNSFIDQVSGKMNANPSSYQLTGFPLFCQDRLVAWFDLPQSQGWSILTNQMDKEFVYNINQCPGQPNQSDDQGSIGVLIKSISAKITPLESMGTPRFQVDAKGRINLKESTCPAKIEDPQVIHQIEQLVSAQLKEQVESAISKAQEVKSDVFGFGEILHKEKPSLWRRYEENWGEAFVEAKISINLNMELESTEERMQSVTEEEREKEEK encoded by the coding sequence ATGAAAATAGGTATGCATATCGCAATAGCTCTACTTCTGCTCCTCCTCTGTGGCTGTGCCGGCAAAAATGAAATTAATGAGTTAGCAATTGTAACTGCGATTGGTGTAGATAAGAAAGACGAGGATAAGATTACGGTTCATTTTCAAATCGTCAATCCTGGAGGCAGCTCCTCGCAGCAAGGAGGAGGATCAGGAACAGAAAAAAGTGCTACTTATACATACTCCACCTCGGGACACACCTTGTTGGAGGCATATGAACATGCCCGCAACATCATCCCGCGCAAGCTTTTTTTCTCACATCTTTTTTATATTGCTGTCAGCGAAGAATTTGCCCGTGAACGTGGACTAAGCCTTTTGTACGATGTGATGGAACGCGATCCTGAGATGAGAAGCGGCACCTTGGTCTACGTCACCAAAGAGAGCAAAGCTAAAAAACTGCTCCTTTCCTATGATCCATTAGAAAAAAATCCGGGGTATGCTGTTCGCAACCGTTCCCGTATCACTTCTGGTTCAATGGGTAACATTGAAGGTATCACCTTAACCGATCTGATCAAGTGGCAGTTTGCCAAAGGAAGAGAAGCAGTCGCACTAGGTATGACGCCACTAGAACCACAAGCCGACAACTCGTTTATCGATCAAGTATCAGGAAAAATGAACGCCAATCCCTCCAGTTATCAATTAACTGGATTTCCTCTTTTCTGTCAGGATCGACTCGTCGCCTGGTTTGATCTCCCTCAATCACAGGGATGGTCCATTCTAACCAATCAAATGGACAAAGAATTTGTTTACAATATTAACCAATGCCCTGGGCAGCCCAACCAATCCGATGATCAAGGCAGTATCGGTGTGCTGATCAAAAGTATTTCTGCAAAAATTACGCCACTTGAAAGCATGGGAACTCCTCGGTTTCAGGTTGATGCTAAAGGCCGCATCAATCTAAAAGAATCTACTTGCCCTGCTAAAATTGAAGACCCACAAGTGATTCACCAGATAGAACAGCTTGTTTCTGCGCAATTAAAAGAACAGGTTGAAAGTGCGATCTCGAAAGCACAGGAAGTGAAAAGCGATGTCTTTGGCTTTGGAGAAATTTTACATAAAGAAAAACCCTCCTTATGGCGCCGCTATGAAGAGAACTGGGGTGAAGCTTTTGTAGAGGCCAAAATCAGCATCAATTTGAACATGGAACTTGAATCTACAGAGGAGCGCATGCAGAGTGTCACAGAGGAAGAGCGCGAAAAAGAAGAGAAATAA
- a CDS encoding NAD+ synthase: MRIIEEMLEQAPFLRLDANQTVSHLSNKLKQAIKAAGFDKAIVGLSGGIDSALTLYLSVHALGKDNVVAVKMPYKHSSPSSLEDAQKAIDALGVESLTVDITPQIDAYFKRFPDATALRKGNKMARERMSILYDLSAQHDALVIGTGNKSEMFLGYGTQFGDLACAINPVADLYKTQVRQLSAHLGIPESIITKAPSADLWQDQTDEGELGYTYLEADVLLHYMVDRRFTRAELIQQGFAPEFIDSVIRRIQQNHFKRHLPVTFPISERSMTIDYEYLRGLGL; encoded by the coding sequence ATGCGAATAATTGAAGAAATGTTGGAACAGGCTCCTTTTTTGCGTCTTGATGCAAACCAGACAGTAAGCCATCTCTCGAATAAATTGAAACAGGCGATAAAAGCAGCAGGGTTCGATAAAGCGATTGTCGGGTTATCTGGTGGTATTGATTCAGCACTTACGTTATATTTGTCGGTACACGCCTTGGGAAAAGATAATGTAGTTGCTGTCAAGATGCCATATAAACACAGCAGCCCCTCAAGTTTAGAAGATGCGCAGAAAGCCATCGATGCTCTGGGGGTTGAGTCATTAACAGTAGACATTACTCCTCAAATCGATGCGTATTTTAAACGTTTTCCCGACGCGACAGCATTGCGTAAAGGGAACAAAATGGCACGTGAACGTATGAGTATTTTATATGATCTATCGGCACAGCACGATGCGCTCGTGATTGGAACAGGTAACAAATCAGAGATGTTCCTAGGATATGGCACGCAGTTTGGAGATCTCGCCTGTGCAATTAATCCGGTAGCTGATCTCTATAAGACCCAAGTACGCCAGTTGTCAGCACACCTGGGGATTCCAGAGTCTATCATCACTAAAGCACCCAGTGCTGACTTGTGGCAAGATCAAACAGATGAAGGTGAGTTAGGATACACGTACCTTGAAGCTGATGTGCTTTTGCACTATATGGTAGATCGTCGATTTACGCGTGCAGAGCTGATACAACAGGGATTTGCTCCTGAATTTATCGATTCTGTTATTCGTCGGATTCAGCAAAATCACTTTAAGAGACACTTACCGGTGACATTCCCGATCAGCGAACGTAGTATGACGATTGATTATGAGTACCTACGCGGGTTAGGATTGTAA
- a CDS encoding GNAT family N-acetyltransferase gives MSDVRQLLRGERVRLAAMEEKDAKVIASWYDDPRFWRYYDAIAYPRTEEQCRRWLLSQQEQNNAFLFAIRTQAEDQLIGMVELSGILWPHRSSWIAIGIGEQAEHHRGLGTEALQLLIDFAFQECNLYRLQLNVFSYNKRAIALYERLGFQREGTYRGFIERDGQRYDAYLYGLLRDDRE, from the coding sequence TTGAGTGATGTAAGGCAGTTATTACGTGGGGAGAGAGTTCGCCTGGCAGCGATGGAGGAAAAGGATGCTAAGGTTATTGCTAGCTGGTACGATGATCCTCGTTTTTGGAGGTACTACGATGCGATTGCTTACCCCCGCACGGAAGAACAGTGTCGGAGGTGGCTGTTATCGCAACAGGAACAGAATAACGCTTTTTTATTTGCTATCCGCACACAAGCTGAGGATCAACTGATCGGGATGGTGGAATTAAGTGGGATCTTGTGGCCCCATCGAAGTTCGTGGATCGCGATTGGAATCGGTGAGCAAGCGGAACATCATCGTGGCTTAGGAACAGAAGCGCTACAACTTCTGATAGATTTTGCTTTTCAGGAGTGTAATTTGTATCGGTTGCAACTTAATGTATTTTCATATAATAAACGTGCTATAGCATTATATGAAAGATTGGGCTTTCAGCGTGAAGGAACATACCGCGGTTTTATTGAACGAGATGGACAACGCTATGATGCTTATTTATACGGTTTGTTACGTGATGACCGCGAATAA